In Acidimicrobiales bacterium, a single genomic region encodes these proteins:
- the nuoE gene encoding NADH-quinone oxidoreductase subunit NuoE, producing the protein MARLTPENVQRARDTIALYPEKRSALIPILHLAQEQDGWLTEDAMAHVAELLDLTPAEVYGTASFYDMLFTEPVGKHLVSICTNIACLINGGYELLEHAEQSLGVRAGATTPDNEFTLEEVECIALCGEAPCLAVNWRFFGSVTPEKFDALTADLRAGLLADEVPPHGTLNRVRRTVGLTAGVPATGRVAVSEAPAPAPPPTPTEKDQRGENQPADAAATETAVEEAAAVQDPPDTDTAPTAEGSRPEKGGDA; encoded by the coding sequence ATGGCCCGGCTCACTCCCGAGAACGTGCAGCGCGCCCGCGACACCATCGCCCTGTACCCCGAGAAGCGCTCGGCGTTGATCCCCATCCTGCACCTGGCCCAGGAGCAGGACGGGTGGCTGACCGAGGACGCCATGGCGCATGTGGCCGAGCTGCTCGACCTCACGCCTGCCGAGGTTTACGGCACTGCCAGCTTCTACGACATGCTCTTCACCGAGCCCGTCGGCAAGCACCTGGTGTCGATCTGCACCAACATCGCCTGCCTCATCAACGGCGGCTACGAACTGCTGGAGCACGCCGAGCAGTCGTTGGGCGTGCGGGCCGGTGCCACGACGCCCGACAACGAGTTCACGTTGGAAGAGGTGGAGTGCATCGCCCTGTGCGGCGAGGCGCCATGCCTGGCGGTGAACTGGCGGTTCTTCGGGAGTGTCACGCCCGAGAAGTTCGACGCGCTGACCGCCGACCTGCGGGCCGGCCTGCTGGCTGACGAGGTGCCGCCCCACGGCACGCTCAACCGGGTGCGGCGCACTGTCGGGTTGACTGCCGGCGTGCCCGCCACCGGTCGCGTTGCGGTGAGCGAGGCGCCTGCGCCCGCGCCGCCGCCCACCCCGACGGAGAAGGACCAGCGCGGCGAGAACCAACCGGCCGACGCCGCCGCCACCGAGACGGCGGTCGAGGAAGCAGCCGCGGTGCAGGACCCGCCCGACACAGACACCGCGCCGACAGCCGAGGGTTCCCGTCCCGAGAAGGGCGGTGACGCCTGA
- a CDS encoding NADH-quinone oxidoreductase subunit D, translating to MSDPFITVETSEGAQEMRSRASTDPMELLREQGAVLRLPEGVAVDPADFDIEVTDDETMIINMGPQHPSTHGVLRVMLELDGETVVRSKPVIGYLHTGMEKTQEDLMYVQGSTNVTRMDYLANFFNEAVFSWAVEDLLGIDVPPRATWIRMLMCELNRMSSHLLYMATNGMDLGATSMMIYGWRERELVLSFFEAVTGLRMNYNYIRPGGVAADLPDGWEAHVLALCDGILPRLDEYDILLTNQPVFRDRTEGVGVITPEQAIALSASGPVLRSAGVPWDLRRDTPYWFYDDVDFDVIVGTYGDAFDRYAVRLSEIRESIRIVRQIVQKMPKGDYRVQDKKVTPPPRARIDESMEALIHHFKLFTEGFKVPPGETYVAVEAPRGELGCYLVSDGGAKPYRMHMRDPSFANLQTLPVMLRGGFVADAVAVISSIDPVMGGVDR from the coding sequence GTGAGCGATCCGTTCATCACCGTCGAGACGTCGGAGGGCGCGCAAGAGATGCGCTCCCGGGCGTCGACCGACCCCATGGAGCTTTTGCGCGAGCAGGGCGCGGTGCTGCGGCTGCCCGAAGGCGTCGCCGTCGACCCCGCCGACTTCGACATCGAGGTCACCGACGACGAGACCATGATCATCAACATGGGCCCGCAGCACCCGTCGACCCACGGCGTGCTCCGGGTCATGTTGGAGCTCGACGGCGAGACGGTGGTCCGCAGCAAGCCGGTCATCGGCTACCTGCACACCGGCATGGAGAAGACCCAGGAAGACCTGATGTACGTGCAGGGGTCCACCAACGTGACCCGCATGGACTACCTGGCCAACTTCTTCAACGAGGCCGTGTTCAGTTGGGCGGTCGAGGACCTGCTCGGCATCGACGTGCCGCCGCGGGCCACGTGGATCCGCATGCTGATGTGCGAGCTCAACCGCATGTCGTCGCACCTGCTCTACATGGCGACCAACGGCATGGACCTGGGCGCCACATCGATGATGATCTACGGCTGGCGCGAGCGCGAGCTGGTGCTGTCGTTCTTCGAGGCCGTCACCGGCTTGCGCATGAACTACAACTACATCCGCCCGGGCGGCGTGGCCGCCGACCTGCCCGACGGGTGGGAGGCCCACGTGCTGGCGTTGTGCGACGGCATCCTGCCCCGGCTCGACGAGTACGACATCTTGCTCACCAACCAGCCCGTGTTCCGCGACCGCACCGAAGGCGTCGGCGTCATCACGCCCGAGCAGGCCATCGCCCTGTCGGCCAGCGGCCCGGTGCTGCGCTCGGCCGGCGTGCCGTGGGACCTGCGTCGCGACACGCCGTACTGGTTCTACGACGACGTCGACTTCGACGTGATCGTGGGCACCTACGGCGACGCCTTCGACCGTTACGCCGTTCGCCTCAGCGAGATCCGCGAGTCGATCCGCATCGTGCGCCAGATCGTGCAGAAGATGCCGAAGGGCGACTACCGGGTGCAGGACAAGAAGGTGACGCCCCCGCCGCGGGCTCGCATCGACGAGTCGATGGAGGCGTTGATCCACCACTTCAAGCTGTTCACGGAAGGGTTCAAGGTGCCGCCGGGCGAGACGTACGTTGCTGTCGAGGCACCGCGAGGCGAGTTGGGTTGCTACCTCGTGTCCGACGGCGGTGCCAAGCCGTACCGCATGCACATGCGCGACCCGTCCTTCGCCAACCTGCAGACGCTGCCCGTCATGTTGCGGGGCGGCTTCGTGGCCGACGCCGTCGCCGTGATCTCTTCCATCGACCCGGTCATGGGCGGGGTGGACAGGTAA
- a CDS encoding NADH-quinone oxidoreductase subunit C, with the protein MSDETVDVAEVPEPEPELLHGAPVAWSGGTQVAFPARDAYRNVVAALKADGFEFLVDVTAVDYLASPARALPAGVDAERFEVVVNLLSMSARRRVRVRVQVAADDPTLASLFELFPGTEAMEREVFDMFGIVFEGHPDLTRILMPEDWEGHPLRKDYPVGRVPVQFKAPSS; encoded by the coding sequence GTGAGCGACGAGACGGTCGACGTCGCCGAGGTGCCAGAGCCGGAGCCCGAACTGCTGCACGGCGCACCGGTGGCCTGGTCGGGTGGCACCCAGGTCGCCTTCCCCGCCCGCGACGCCTACCGCAATGTGGTGGCGGCGCTGAAGGCCGACGGCTTCGAGTTCCTCGTCGACGTCACCGCCGTCGACTACCTGGCTTCGCCGGCGCGAGCGCTGCCCGCGGGCGTCGACGCCGAGCGCTTCGAGGTGGTGGTGAACCTGCTGTCGATGTCGGCCCGGCGCCGCGTGCGCGTGCGGGTGCAGGTTGCCGCCGACGACCCCACGCTGGCTTCGTTGTTCGAGCTCTTCCCGGGCACCGAGGCCATGGAGCGCGAGGTGTTCGACATGTTCGGCATCGTGTTCGAAGGGCACCCCGACCTGACCCGCATCCTCATGCCCGAGGACTGGGAGGGCCACCCGTTGCGCAAGGACTACCCGGTCGGCCGCGTGCCCGTGCAGTTCAAGGCGCCGTCGTCGTGA